The sequence below is a genomic window from Deltaproteobacteria bacterium.
CTGATTTCGCCCTGAGCCGGCCATTGCCTCGACCGGCCGAATCGGGTACAGGCCTGTCACCATTTCGTCACACGACCACGGGGGGAATTTCGTGGACTGGAAGCTGCTCGGCACCACCTTCCTGACCCTTTTTCTGGCCGAACTTGGCGACAAGACCCAACTGGCCTGCGTCATGCTCGCCGCCAAGACCGAGAAGCCGTGGACCGTCTTCCTCGGCTCCTCCCTGGCCCTGGTCCTGGTCAGCCTCATCGGGGTCATGTTCGCCCAGGCCATCTGCCAGTTCGTCTCTCCGGAGATCATCAAGAAGG
It includes:
- a CDS encoding TMEM165/GDT1 family protein — protein: MDWKLLGTTFLTLFLAELGDKTQLACVMLAAKTEKPWTVFLGSSLALVLVSLIGVMFAQAICQFVSPEIIKK